tgcttaggagacctggctggagtcactcagcacaccctggattcaaactcacgactccaggtgtgatagtcagcgtcaatacacgcagagatacccagacccccgacGTTTCCTTTCTTTAAATCAAGTGTTGACTGAATAAATATAAGAAGGTGAGCTAAAATTCGATGCCTGTATTTTAGCGATTTGAAATTCTATTTGCTAACCCTATAACGCCGTGAGCATCTAATTTGATACATGATTTTCTCGTGCCCAAAGCAGGGCCCGCAGGCCAAAGTTGGCccatgatgacctttgatttggcctgcCATGCCGTGACAAgaggaaataaattaaattaaatatgtcgTTGACGCAGCTcctcattgcattaatttagcagattgcagagtaatggtttttaaagaagaggaaccagggcaacttttatattttaatataatacaatttgaTATAATGCAACGTTTACTTTCGGCCCTCAATCAGGTATGATTTTTGGCACTtcgtaggaaaaagtttgggcacctctgctctACATCATCAGCGTGATCAAAACGTTGCCGAAAATCCTTTGGTATGCAATGGTGGACTAGTGCCACCTGGTGGACGTGTCTGTGCTCTTCTGGGAGtctaaaggggcggtcacacgttttgagcatgcaaaatgttTTCCAGACAACaatggaccaggatatgatgtcacgcgaatattttaaatgttaaaatatattgtctactcacttagcaacaataaaacatgcagctttgaaatatgtattcattGTATTGTGATGCTTCTATTGGTCAGGCGTCCTCTCGTCGTACAAATTCACGGTTCAGAGTTCGCCAAACTTGAACTACAAAATCTGTTCCCATGAGCTTGAGTTTCTGGTCTCCCACGATCGGAtacatttgaatgggagtgaatagaGTGCAgtaagtgtagtgtgaccgcccttAAGACCTTCTAAAGATCATTAAAAATATCCACCTTTGTATTGCGAAGCGCTCGTTTTTTTAATGTGAAATCTTCGCTGATTTTGATCAAGTAAAAGTGACAATAACTATTATATTGttaatgatattttaaaatatgtatttgctaaatataagcaacttgtgcttggttaaaattttgtaaattattttatataaaaatcacgttgaaatgtatcaaatatgatacaacgggcttctatcatcgttacattgaactcgtgcccaccacaaaaaaccttgaaaattctgacatataatttttataagatttatttaaagtttgtattaatatttacatgtattttagatatgcagcctgctctgtcattataataAATATCTCATTGTTCTACATtaaaagctattatgatgtcatctttaaTTGGTTGGAATTTATAGAAAtaaaagttgtacgtttttgtacgagccaagtcgtacgatatcttaTGACTTCGCCATCTTGTacgaattattacaagttgtcatggtACTATGTTGCCTGAAACtgtcccgtgtgtgtgtgtgtgtgtgtgtgtgtgtgtgtgttcataccgTGCCATGTCCTTGGTCTCTTGATGAGAAGATTCCAGCTCTAGAACTTTGTGCAACAGAACGATGCCACCTTCCTTTATCAACAGAGGGCAGTATTTACTCGCTACAGGACGTCAAAAGAGAgacagaacacatggattaaaccactggagtcgtatggattacttttatgatgcctttatgtgctttttggagtttgaaagtgttggaccccattgacttgcacggTATGGACAAGAACACCTCATttatccatcaaaatatcttcatttgtgttcagcagaagaaagaaagtcttatgatgagagaatgatcattaaACGGGGCCACTGTGTTTTCATGATGAATTATCACTGTCATTTCAGGTACTTGTGCATGTCCTTAATTTAAACTTTCACTGTAAAGGCTTTAAGACTCACGGTAAACTGACACCAGGTTATAAAGTGCCCACGTGGCCCAGTGCTGACTGACCGGAGCGCCACTCTGTGGGAGGAGACGCAGGATGGGCTCAAAagacctgcaacacacacacacgtaagaGACGGAGTCACTCAGGTGTGGAGTTTAAGTGGGTTTATAGTCACGTACCTGTAGTTGATGTTTCGTCGTGAGCTCACGTCCCAGCTCTGAATGGCCGCCCACATTTTGTCCATGACATGTGACCTCCGCGGCTCCTCCATGTTCCAGACCTCCATCCCGTCAAACATGATGTGAGACAGAACGCCACATGCGTTATACGACACTTCAATGCCGTCGGCTTTACTGTCCAACAGATCACTGCAGAAACACACCGAGAGCGTCAAGAGAGCTCATGAACCAATCACTGAACACGTGTGTATGTGACGTGTGTTTCAGACCTGAACACAGTGATGAACTGTCTGGTCAGCAGCTGCGGCCTCAACGCCTTCACTTCAGCCACGTTACCCAGCAGCCCCAACATGTTACGATGCAGTTCCTGTTTATCAGGAAACTCCTGAAATCGAAAGAACAAGTGGACATCACTCCAACAGCACAAATGAGCTACTCATGTGAGCTGCCTTTATCAACAGCACAAATTCAGATGCAGTTTAGTGCTTGACACACAGTCATTGTTTAACAAGCGCTCAAACACAAAAGCTCAGACGGAATGATTCTGGAGACCTTCAGACAGTCCAGGAAGAGATTCATGCCGTTACACTCCAGAAACATCTGACAGTTATCAGGCGTCTCATCTGTGATGTTCCACAGAGCGCTCCACGAGAACTCCATCACCTGATCACactgacatcacacacacatcgATGACATCATCACTACATTACTGTTATTAATAGAGATAAAGTTAATAACAGTTATATGACTCACCATTCTGTCCAGCAGTTTCTTCTGTATCAGGTTCAGCATTGTCTGTCACACAACAAAAtgattttctgttaagctgctctgaaactatgtgtattgtgaaaagcgctatacacataaacatgacttgacaagACAAATTAGACATTTACAGCAATAGTAAGCTAACCTTAACAAATCCCATCTTGCCGACGGCTTCTTTGTGGTCGTTATCGACCTGACAGACGAGAGCGTTACACAAGTGAACAGCGATGCGCTGGATGGACTCGTCCTGACGTGCCGGCTCAAGGATCTTCAGCAGTAATAGATTCACACGGTGATACTGAAACTCCAGTTCCTCAGGAATACTGAAGTTACACAGCGTCAAACAACAGTTCCTCTGGACCTACACCAACAGACAGTCAGTCAGACGGGGGATTGAGAGACAAGTGAAAGTTTATCTTTACTCATCTAAAAATATGCCTATTTTTGTCAACTTTCTACACAGGCAGCTGATGTGCCTTTTAAGGTAGCATCCTGACTAGTGTGAagcatttaattacagtaattcgaTGGAACTATTTTCTATTGATTCTCTTCACAGccaattaatatatattaaaaaattaccTTGCCTATGACGCCTTAAATGTCTcttgaaatcaaaattgtgtGCGTGCTAAACTCACCGTGACCTCCTGGTACTGCTCCATGCCATTGAGCACCACCTGTATGACCTGTCTGCGCAGACGCATGCTCTGATCACTGCGGTACTCAGTGTTGGTGAGGTAAAACAGCGCGGCACTGCCCGTCACCTGAATGCTCTTGTCATATTTATGTGTCTTCAAAGCTCGAATCACCAGCTGACAAACACATGAACAACATCAACAGAGAGAAGACCCTTCAGCCCACCACTGACAGATTATTAATAttgattaatattatattatggtaattatttattacatagctctctggaatactcaattctgattggtcaatggtgccatctggtggtctgatatttctcagtaacaaccgcacatcacGTATCAGTCCGCTCATACAGGTACTGAGAATTTGCGAGTCAgctttcctgcttctcagatcactgtgtgATAGCTACAAGTaagcttataaaataatttaaagtcaaatctaaaataaacaccaacagaaccccgacacaaaccagaggtggatttcagctgttcagggatttctttcttgtcacataataagataatttcaatgcaaatcaacattttaagaccatgtatttatttatttggttagcagccatgtaataagcgggataatgtaaagtcagccggttgttatcgcaaaataaaccccttcaggatgatacaagtGTCGTCCGCTTCatgtcagggtcctgatcaccctgtcggggtttatattacgataacaactggctgactgtacattatcccttacttattgtataatattgtaattaattattatattgtgggggcctgggtaactcagcaagtattgacgctgactaccacccctggagtcgcaaattcgaatccagggcgtgctgagtgactccagccaggtctcctaagcaaccaaattggcccggttgctagggagggtagagtcacatggcgtaacctcctcgagtcacgtgataagatgcgcggattgacggtctcagaagcggaggcaactgagacttgtcctccgccacccggattgaggtgagtaactgtgccaccacgaggacctactaagtagagggaattgggcattccacattgggagaaaagaataataataattagaggcTGCACTGACTAGTCAACTACTTCTACCACTGTTCTATGCTTTGATGCTTGACTAGTTGTGGATCACATGACTTCAGTTgtgcaaaaaataacaaaacaaaaacacacacacaaaacaactgtTATGCAAGTAGTTACCTGCAGTGCTCGCAGCAGTTGGCTGCAGTGCTGTATTCTGGCGATGTCAAACAGTTGGTTAATGGCTCGATGGGCCAGTTCTGGCCGCTGTTCTGTGTATGCCTCGATAGCATTCAGGATCTGATCCTCATTCTTAGAACCTGTGACctgaacaaacacacatacacaccctatAGTCACAACACTACACACATACCATCATAACAAACTTTCTACAGAAAGATAAAGACCCACTGCAGTATGTaacaatgtgtatgtgtgtgtgtgtgtatgtgtgtgtgtgtgtgtgtgtgtgtagtacctTATACGCAGGAATGTGTGTGACGTTGCAGAGTGTGGTGTTGTACAGTCCTAAGAACTGCAGCGGTCTCTTTAACTCCTGAAATGGGTAAATGCTGCTCTTACATGGCTCAATgctgcaaaacacacacaaactcagatAAACTCACTGCTTCACAAACACTAAAGCGAATGATGCAGGAACTGTAAAAGAGTTGCCCAGGATcagtgatgtgtttgtgtgtcttcacCTCGGACGTCCCATGGCTTCTTCAAATGGTGGCACTGTGCAGTTGTCCAGCATGATGTGTCCAGAGATGTCCAGAGATACCAGATTGACCAAACCCTGAACGATACTGCTCAAGATCTTCCTTGTCATCTTAAACTTAGATGTTCTCTGATTCTCTCTGGAAATATCCAGGTGTCTGCAGAAAGACATGAAGAAAATATCTTATCAGTTTGATCAGGCAGAtgtcacatgaaatcacattatGAACTTTTAAGTAAACATCATCAGTTCTATGATCAATTCTATAAAAAGTTCTAGATCATCTCTTTGATCAGTTCAATGATCGGTTCAACAATCTGCTTTCCTGGTTGGGTCTATGATCATTTCTATCTCCAGTTCTCCTAATGGGTTCTGTAATCTCATCTATAATTTGTTTTCCTTGTTGGTTCTATTATCAGTTCTCCTGGTTGGTTCTATGATCTGTTATTCTGGTTGGTTCTATGATCAGTTCTAGATCGGCTTTATGATAGTTCTAGATCAGCTCTATGATAAATTTTGTGATCCGTTTTCTTAGCTGGTTCAATATTTAGTTCTAGGTCAGCTTTATGATCGGTTCTAGAACAGCTCTATGACCGGTTCTATGATCTGTTTTTCTGGTTACTTCTATGATCAGTTCTAGATCAGCTTCATGATCAGTTTTCCTGGCTGATTCTATGATCAGTTCTAGATCAATCCTGTGGATTGTTTTCTTGGCTGGTTCAATGATCTGTTTTTCTGGTTGGTTATATGATTAGTTCTAGATCAGCTTTATGATCTGTTCTAGAATAGCTCTGTGACTGATTTTATGATCAGTTTTGCTGGTTAGTTCTATGATCAGTTCTAGATCGGCTCTACGATTGGTTTTATGGTCTCTTTTTCTGGTTGGTTCTATGATCAGTTCCTGATTGACTTAATGATTGGTTCTATGATCAGTTCTAGATAGGCTCTATGATCTGTTTTTCTTGTTGGTTCTATGATCAGTTCTATATCGGCTATATAATTGTTTCTATGATCTGTTTTTCTGGTTGGTTCTGTGATCAATTTTCATGGTTGGTTCTATTAACAGTTCTAGACTGACTTCATGATAATTCTAGATCAGCTCTATGACCGATCAAGTGATCTGTTTTCTTGGTTGGTTCTATGATCTGTTTATGTGGTTTGTTCTATGATCTATTCTCCTGGTTGGTTCTATGGTCGATTCTAGATCAGCTCTATGATCGGTCCTATGATCTGTTTTCTAGTTGATTCTATAATCTGTTTTTCTGGTTAGTTCTATGATCAGTTCTAAATCGGCTTTATGATCGTTCTAAATCAGCTCTATGATCAATTCTGTGATCT
This genomic interval from Myxocyprinus asiaticus isolate MX2 ecotype Aquarium Trade unplaced genomic scaffold, UBuf_Myxa_2 HiC_scaffold_115, whole genome shotgun sequence contains the following:
- the LOC127439357 gene encoding protein zer-1 homolog isoform X2; translated protein: MNQTLVVIIRYMDLVHNDSDFEPQDGFFQLFSDPRSTRLTRLQLREDFVRDQDLEAIAKQDLIELHLTYCNRLTARSLRTLYSFRHCLLSLSLFGCSNIFFRKGGAPLAYGEDDDDDEDLEERLHSQIVDQDFNFQGFNRLRLLNLGGLPADVDVETLLRPLPALTSLELLGIHLPRPAFLTQWKERLASLVLYNVDLTEELIHTLLQMSKLRHLDISRENQRTSKFKMTRKILSSIVQGLVNLVSLDISGHIMLDNCTVPPFEEAMGRPSIEPCKSSIYPFQELKRPLQFLGLYNTTLCNVTHIPAYKVTGSKNEDQILNAIEAYTEQRPELAHRAINQLFDIARIQHCSQLLRALQLVIRALKTHKYDKSIQVTGSAALFYLTNTEYRSDQSMRLRRQVIQVVLNGMEQYQEVTVQRNCCLTLCNFSIPEELEFQYHRVNLLLLKILEPARQDESIQRIAVHLCNALVCQVDNDHKEAVGKMGFVKTMLNLIQKKLLDRMCDQVMEFSWSALWNITDETPDNCQMFLECNGMNLFLDCLKEFPDKQELHRNMLGLLGNVAEVKALRPQLLTRQFITVFSDLLDSKADGIEVSYNACGVLSHIMFDGMEVWNMEEPRRSHVMDKMWAAIQSWDVSSRRNINYRSFEPILRLLPQSGAPVSQHWATWALYNLVSVYPSKYCPLLIKEGGIVLLHKVLELESSHQETKDMARKVMDQCENFKEDPMDTSR
- the LOC127439357 gene encoding protein zer-1 homolog isoform X1: MAAKVGDDPDSLMSLCTVFCLKNLQRTMCYTGERNRLHLRPDVFLPSEICDKLVNVYMDLVHNDSDFEPQDGFFQLFSDPRSTRLTRLQLREDFVRDQDLEAIAKQDLIELHLTYCNRLTARSLRTLYSFRHCLLSLSLFGCSNIFFRKGGAPLAYGEDDDDDEDLEERLHSQIVDQDFNFQGFNRLRLLNLGGLPADVDVETLLRPLPALTSLELLGIHLPRPAFLTQWKERLASLVLYNVDLTEELIHTLLQMSKLRHLDISRENQRTSKFKMTRKILSSIVQGLVNLVSLDISGHIMLDNCTVPPFEEAMGRPSIEPCKSSIYPFQELKRPLQFLGLYNTTLCNVTHIPAYKVTGSKNEDQILNAIEAYTEQRPELAHRAINQLFDIARIQHCSQLLRALQLVIRALKTHKYDKSIQVTGSAALFYLTNTEYRSDQSMRLRRQVIQVVLNGMEQYQEVTVQRNCCLTLCNFSIPEELEFQYHRVNLLLLKILEPARQDESIQRIAVHLCNALVCQVDNDHKEAVGKMGFVKTMLNLIQKKLLDRMCDQVMEFSWSALWNITDETPDNCQMFLECNGMNLFLDCLKEFPDKQELHRNMLGLLGNVAEVKALRPQLLTRQFITVFSDLLDSKADGIEVSYNACGVLSHIMFDGMEVWNMEEPRRSHVMDKMWAAIQSWDVSSRRNINYRSFEPILRLLPQSGAPVSQHWATWALYNLVSVYPSKYCPLLIKEGGIVLLHKVLELESSHQETKDMARKVMDQCENFKEDPMDTSR